Proteins found in one Terribacillus sp. DMT04 genomic segment:
- a CDS encoding aminotransferase: MSSDTSRFIAEHVDSLKPSGIRRFFDLASTMENVISLGVGEPDFVTPWNVIEASYHSLEQGYTAYTANAGLLELRQLIAEYLQSAYAVPYRAEDQVIVTVGASQAIDIALRAILNPGDEVIIVEPCFVAYASAVTLAGGVPVSVGTQAANEFKLQPEELMNSITKRTKAIILCNPNNPTGTMLSREELLPIANLIQEHDLLVLSDEIYAELSYDDGYVSFASLPEMYERTILISGFSKSFAMTGWRLGYAAGPAALIQAMTKIHQYTIMCAPTMAQYGAVEALRSGSASVEQMKKSYRQRRNFVMTAFEDMGLMTNRPGGAFYIFPSIKETGLSSEEFAEALLIEEKVAVVPGSVFGESGEGYIRCSYATSMKQLTEAMKRIKRFVERRLI, translated from the coding sequence ATGAGTTCGGATACAAGTCGCTTTATCGCGGAGCACGTCGATTCCCTTAAGCCTTCCGGAATCCGCCGCTTCTTCGATTTAGCTTCGACAATGGAAAACGTTATTTCTTTAGGCGTAGGTGAACCGGATTTTGTTACACCTTGGAATGTGATTGAAGCTAGTTATCACTCATTGGAACAAGGATACACTGCTTATACCGCCAATGCGGGACTGCTTGAATTGAGGCAACTGATTGCAGAATACTTGCAGTCTGCTTACGCTGTTCCTTATCGGGCTGAGGATCAGGTGATTGTAACAGTCGGTGCGAGTCAGGCAATTGATATTGCATTGCGGGCAATTTTGAATCCGGGCGATGAAGTAATCATTGTGGAACCTTGCTTTGTAGCCTATGCGTCTGCGGTTACACTTGCTGGTGGGGTGCCGGTTTCTGTTGGTACACAAGCAGCCAATGAATTCAAACTGCAGCCGGAAGAATTGATGAATAGCATTACGAAAAGAACGAAAGCTATTATTTTATGTAACCCGAACAACCCGACTGGTACTATGCTGAGCCGGGAAGAACTTTTGCCGATTGCAAATTTAATCCAAGAACATGATTTGCTCGTTTTATCAGATGAGATATATGCAGAACTCAGCTATGACGATGGCTATGTCAGTTTTGCGAGTTTACCAGAAATGTATGAGCGTACTATCCTTATCTCTGGTTTCTCCAAGTCATTTGCTATGACCGGCTGGCGTCTGGGCTATGCTGCAGGCCCTGCCGCATTGATTCAAGCGATGACTAAAATCCATCAGTACACGATAATGTGCGCACCGACAATGGCGCAGTATGGTGCAGTGGAAGCCCTTCGCAGTGGCTCGGCAAGTGTAGAACAGATGAAAAAAAGCTACCGCCAGCGCCGAAACTTTGTTATGACTGCCTTTGAAGATATGGGCTTGATGACGAATAGACCTGGCGGAGCATTTTATATCTTTCCATCTATCAAGGAAACGGGACTGTCCTCAGAAGAATTTGCCGAGGCTTTGCTGATAGAGGAGAAGGTAGCTGTTGTACCGGGCAGTGTATTTGGTGAGAGCGGTGAAGGCTATATTCGCTGTTCGTACGCAACTTCGATGAAACAGCTGACAGAAGCAATGAAACGAATCAAGCGCTTTGTGGAGCGTCGACTCATATAA
- a CDS encoding TrkH family potassium uptake protein, which produces MVTKSRKLFQRIRIHPPQFFALGFLVLIGLGTFLLMLPFATADRHHLSFVDALFEATSAVSVTGLVVVDTKTTFTLFGQIVLLGLIQVGGLGFMTLTVFIALMLRRNITFEERHLVKESLNQDSYEGIVRMVRFVIVFAVICELIGTIILGLHWGDRFGYPKSFYYGLFHSVSAFNNAGFDIMGDFSSMTAFTGDVTVNVTLTSLLILGGAGFIVIADLFQRVKAKKRITLHTKVVLWMTAILIIAGTAAVFVLEYSNAATIGNLSLKDKLLASYFHGVVPRTAGFNSLNTGDLTLGSQVVTMALMFIGGGTGGTAGGIKVTTFAILLLAVWALIKGRQEVNISNRRLPLDLVFRAFSITTYSVLLVSVFIFLLSITETGFGLNVIAFEVISAFGTVGMSLGLTTELTEAGKLLLSILMFMGRVGPITIAFALAFRTKSTAVRNPEERIIIG; this is translated from the coding sequence ATGGTGACAAAAAGTCGCAAGCTGTTTCAGCGTATTCGAATTCATCCGCCGCAATTCTTTGCTTTGGGGTTCCTTGTATTAATTGGATTAGGAACGTTTTTATTGATGCTGCCATTTGCTACTGCTGACAGACATCACTTGTCTTTTGTAGATGCGTTGTTTGAAGCTACATCTGCCGTTAGTGTGACAGGGCTGGTAGTGGTGGATACCAAGACAACCTTTACACTATTTGGCCAAATCGTGCTGTTAGGCCTCATTCAAGTTGGCGGCTTAGGATTCATGACGCTGACGGTCTTTATTGCTTTAATGCTCCGGCGCAATATAACCTTTGAGGAACGTCATTTAGTCAAGGAATCGCTGAATCAAGATTCCTATGAGGGCATCGTCCGTATGGTACGGTTTGTAATTGTGTTTGCAGTGATTTGTGAGCTGATTGGAACGATCATTCTCGGGTTGCATTGGGGAGATCGTTTTGGCTATCCGAAATCCTTTTACTATGGGCTGTTTCACTCTGTTTCTGCATTTAATAATGCTGGCTTCGATATTATGGGTGATTTTAGCAGCATGACAGCATTTACCGGTGATGTAACTGTTAATGTAACACTTACATCACTGCTGATTTTAGGCGGAGCTGGATTCATTGTAATAGCGGATCTTTTCCAGAGAGTAAAGGCAAAGAAGCGGATTACATTGCATACGAAGGTAGTCCTGTGGATGACAGCTATTCTGATTATCGCCGGAACAGCAGCTGTATTTGTTTTGGAATACAGCAATGCGGCTACGATTGGAAACCTTTCATTAAAAGATAAGCTGCTTGCTTCTTATTTTCATGGTGTTGTCCCTCGGACTGCGGGCTTTAACTCCTTGAATACAGGAGATTTAACACTTGGTTCGCAGGTCGTGACCATGGCGCTCATGTTTATTGGCGGCGGAACGGGGGGAACTGCCGGCGGTATTAAAGTGACGACCTTTGCTATCTTGCTGTTAGCAGTATGGGCATTGATTAAAGGCAGGCAGGAAGTAAATATAAGCAATCGGAGACTGCCTTTGGATTTAGTGTTCCGGGCTTTTTCCATTACCACGTACTCGGTTTTGCTTGTATCTGTGTTCATATTCCTGCTTTCTATAACAGAAACTGGTTTCGGTCTTAACGTCATTGCTTTTGAAGTGATTTCTGCATTTGGCACAGTAGGCATGTCGCTTGGATTAACGACGGAACTGACTGAAGCAGGCAAGCTGCTGCTTTCCATTCTCATGTTTATGGGAAGAGTTGGTCCGATTACGATTGCATTCGCATTGGCTTTTCGCACAAAATCCACAGCTGTACGAAATCCGGAGGAGCGAATTATTATTGGTTAG
- the glcT gene encoding glucose PTS transporter transcription antiterminator GlcT yields MGRTFSVQKVLNNNVLIANNQEEKEVVLIGKGVGFGKKAGSELEDGEFEKLFVLQDEKEQTSYMQMLDHIDEELVAVMNDVIYMIAEQMGQPLNEHIHIGLTDHLAFAMKRLEQGLDIKNPFAVETKFIYPKEYKVASEAVTLLNNRLGIQLPEGEVGFIALHIHSACINQPVGELSQYTRLIAMMFKVIEDSLNITVDRESIHYIRLVRHIRFTIDRVKQGEQVREPEKILNLLKTEYPLCYNTAWKLVKILQQTLRRPVQEAEAVYLTLHLYRLTNKI; encoded by the coding sequence ATGGGGAGAACCTTTTCTGTGCAAAAGGTACTAAATAACAATGTGCTGATTGCCAATAACCAGGAAGAAAAGGAAGTTGTACTGATTGGCAAAGGTGTCGGCTTTGGCAAGAAGGCCGGAAGCGAATTGGAAGATGGTGAATTCGAAAAATTGTTTGTCCTGCAAGATGAGAAAGAACAAACAAGCTACATGCAAATGCTGGATCACATTGATGAAGAGCTGGTAGCAGTAATGAACGATGTGATTTACATGATTGCAGAGCAAATGGGCCAGCCGCTGAACGAACATATCCACATCGGCTTAACTGATCATCTGGCTTTCGCGATGAAACGTCTGGAGCAGGGGCTTGATATAAAAAATCCATTCGCCGTAGAAACGAAGTTCATATACCCGAAGGAATACAAAGTAGCGAGTGAGGCAGTAACACTTTTGAATAATCGGCTTGGCATCCAGCTTCCGGAAGGAGAAGTGGGTTTTATCGCCCTGCATATCCATAGTGCTTGTATTAATCAGCCGGTAGGTGAATTAAGTCAATATACAAGATTGATTGCGATGATGTTTAAGGTGATTGAAGATAGTCTGAATATTACAGTGGACCGGGAGAGCATCCATTATATTCGGCTTGTGCGGCATATTCGGTTTACGATCGATCGGGTAAAGCAAGGAGAGCAAGTTCGGGAACCGGAAAAGATCTTGAATCTATTGAAAACAGAATACCCATTGTGCTATAATACTGCCTGGAAGCTAGTCAAAATATTACAGCAAACGTTAAGACGTCCAGTACAAGAAGCAGAGGCGGTCTATCTCACTTTGCATTTGTACCGTTTGACCAATAAAATATAA
- the ptsG gene encoding glucose-specific PTS transporter subunit IIBC produces MMKNAFGMLQKIGRALMIPVAILPAAGILLALGDALQNTDLLRAVDFLNSSWVQLIATVMQSAGDIVFANLPLLFAVGVAIGLTNGDGVAGIAAIIGYLIMNVTMSAVLIANGDIPTDSIERASFFDGNHPAYTMMLGIPTLATGVFGGIIVGVLAAVMFNKFYKIELPQYLGFFAGKRFVPIVTSLAALLLGVGMLVIWPPIQHVLNNFSNGLLSSNLTLTAFIFGVIERALIPFGLHHIFYSPFWYEFFSYTNTAGEVIRGDQRIFMEQIRDGAELTAGTFMTGKYPFMMFGLPAAALAIYHEASPARKKIVAGLMGSAALTSFLTGITEPLEFSFLFVAPLLFAVHCVFAGLSFMTMHMLNVKIGMTFSGGFIDFFLYGILPNRTEWWLVLPVGFAFAIIYYCGFRIAIRAFNLMTPGREKAEEKERARGKSHSGTFAYHVLEAMGDKENIKHLDSCITRLRVSVKDKNNVNKEALRKLGAAGVMEVGNNIQAIFGPKSEGLKEQMQDIILGKTPRPLAEAVQEVGSQLEEVINRPRLNNPDAHVFVIPMSGTLRALEDVPDIVFSEKLMGDGFAIEPIDGTVVSPINGKVMNVFPTKHAIGLQADNGREILIHIGLETVNLKGTGLEVFVKEGEQITVGQKLVKADLAEIESLVPSMITPIVFTNLGVAEKVVFREGEQVERKQADKVKIEPY; encoded by the coding sequence ATGATGAAAAATGCATTTGGCATGCTGCAAAAGATAGGTCGGGCGCTTATGATTCCTGTTGCAATCTTACCAGCGGCTGGTATTTTACTTGCGTTAGGAGATGCGCTGCAAAATACGGATCTGTTACGGGCTGTTGATTTCTTGAACAGTTCCTGGGTGCAGTTAATTGCCACAGTGATGCAAAGTGCCGGAGATATCGTCTTTGCTAATTTGCCTTTATTGTTTGCAGTTGGTGTAGCGATTGGACTCACCAATGGAGATGGTGTAGCAGGTATTGCAGCAATCATTGGTTATCTGATTATGAATGTCACAATGAGTGCTGTCCTAATCGCTAATGGAGACATTCCAACTGACAGCATAGAGCGCGCGTCATTCTTTGATGGAAATCACCCAGCGTACACGATGATGCTGGGCATACCTACGCTCGCAACGGGTGTATTCGGCGGTATTATTGTCGGTGTACTGGCAGCTGTGATGTTCAACAAATTTTACAAAATTGAATTACCACAATATCTCGGTTTCTTTGCTGGAAAGCGGTTTGTGCCAATCGTCACATCACTTGCTGCCTTGCTGCTTGGGGTAGGAATGCTAGTAATTTGGCCGCCAATCCAGCATGTGTTAAATAACTTTTCGAATGGGTTGTTATCATCTAACTTGACGCTGACAGCCTTCATTTTCGGTGTCATAGAGCGCGCACTGATTCCATTCGGTTTGCATCATATTTTTTATTCGCCATTCTGGTATGAGTTCTTCAGTTATACAAACACAGCGGGAGAAGTGATTCGCGGCGATCAGCGAATCTTTATGGAACAAATAAGAGATGGAGCAGAGCTGACAGCAGGTACATTCATGACGGGAAAATATCCATTCATGATGTTTGGTTTGCCAGCAGCAGCTTTGGCTATCTATCACGAAGCAAGTCCTGCAAGGAAAAAGATAGTCGCTGGCCTGATGGGTTCCGCAGCACTGACCAGCTTCCTTACAGGCATTACAGAACCGCTTGAGTTCTCTTTCTTGTTCGTGGCGCCGCTGCTTTTCGCGGTACATTGTGTATTTGCTGGTCTTTCCTTTATGACGATGCACATGCTGAACGTCAAAATTGGGATGACTTTCTCTGGCGGATTTATAGATTTCTTTCTTTATGGCATCTTGCCAAATCGGACGGAGTGGTGGCTTGTTCTACCGGTTGGTTTCGCATTCGCGATCATTTATTACTGCGGATTCCGGATCGCAATCCGAGCATTTAATCTCATGACACCAGGCCGTGAAAAAGCAGAAGAGAAAGAACGAGCTAGAGGCAAATCTCATTCAGGTACATTTGCTTATCATGTATTGGAAGCAATGGGTGATAAAGAGAATATCAAGCACTTGGATTCGTGTATTACACGTCTTCGCGTCTCAGTAAAAGATAAGAATAATGTTAATAAAGAAGCACTGAGAAAACTGGGAGCGGCTGGTGTAATGGAAGTGGGTAACAACATACAAGCTATCTTTGGACCAAAATCTGAAGGCTTGAAAGAGCAGATGCAGGATATTATTCTCGGCAAGACGCCAAGACCACTGGCAGAAGCTGTGCAGGAAGTGGGCAGCCAATTGGAAGAAGTCATAAATCGTCCTCGTCTAAACAATCCAGATGCGCATGTCTTTGTTATCCCAATGTCCGGAACACTCCGAGCTTTAGAAGACGTACCAGATATTGTTTTCTCTGAAAAGTTGATGGGAGACGGGTTTGCTATTGAACCAATTGACGGAACTGTTGTTTCGCCGATTAACGGAAAAGTGATGAATGTTTTTCCGACAAAGCATGCAATTGGTCTGCAAGCAGATAATGGCCGCGAAATACTGATTCATATCGGTTTGGAAACAGTCAATTTGAAAGGGACTGGCTTGGAGGTTTTCGTAAAAGAAGGAGAGCAAATAACTGTCGGACAAAAATTAGTTAAAGCAGATTTAGCGGAAATTGAATCGCTTGTACCGTCTATGATTACACCAATCGTATTCACTAACCTGGGAGTAGCAGAAAAAGTTGTATTCCGAGAAGGTGAACAGGTGGAAAGGAAGCAAGCTGATAAGGTGAAGATAGAACCATACTAA
- the fabI gene encoding enoyl-ACP reductase FabI, whose protein sequence is MKDFLQLQDKHIVIMGVANDRSIAWSVAQSLHAAGAKLIFTYRQERSAKKLNKLLEKNEMDAAVIQCDVNDDASITSAFAEIKEKFTTVHGLVHSVAHAHKEDLNGDFIDTSRDGYAFAQDTSAYSLVAVAKAVRPLMAEGGSIVTMSYLGADRVLDGYNVMGVAKAALEASVRYLANDLGPDNIRINAISAGPIRTLAAKGVPSFNEILSKVEEKAPLRRNVSAEEVGDMTTGLMGALSRGVTGEVIYVDAGFNIIGIG, encoded by the coding sequence ATGAAGGACTTTCTACAATTACAAGATAAACATATCGTCATCATGGGTGTTGCAAATGATCGCAGTATCGCATGGAGTGTTGCACAGTCGCTGCATGCAGCAGGAGCTAAGCTAATCTTTACATACCGTCAAGAACGTTCTGCTAAAAAACTGAACAAGCTATTAGAAAAGAATGAAATGGATGCAGCTGTTATCCAGTGTGATGTGAATGATGATGCATCCATTACCTCTGCATTTGCCGAAATAAAAGAGAAGTTTACAACAGTTCACGGACTTGTTCATTCTGTAGCGCACGCACATAAAGAAGATTTAAACGGCGATTTCATTGATACATCTCGTGATGGGTATGCATTTGCGCAAGATACAAGTGCATATTCGCTTGTGGCAGTTGCGAAAGCCGTGCGCCCGCTTATGGCAGAGGGTGGTTCAATTGTCACAATGAGCTATCTTGGTGCTGATCGCGTACTGGATGGCTACAACGTAATGGGTGTAGCAAAAGCTGCATTGGAAGCAAGCGTACGTTATTTAGCAAATGATCTTGGTCCGGATAATATTCGTATTAATGCGATTTCGGCAGGACCGATTCGTACGCTGGCTGCAAAAGGCGTGCCATCTTTCAATGAGATCCTTTCTAAAGTAGAAGAAAAAGCACCACTTCGCCGCAATGTCTCCGCAGAAGAAGTTGGTGACATGACGACTGGTTTGATGGGAGCACTTTCCCGCGGTGTAACTGGTGAAGTTATCTATGTGGATGCAGGGTTTAATATTATCGGCATCGGTTAA
- a CDS encoding NADH-dependent flavin oxidoreductase, protein MNEKYAPLFEDLTLPNGVTLKNRFVLAPMTHYASNPDGTISDQELSYIAPRSKDIGMVITAASNVSDSGKAFPGQPSVAHDTDIPGLKKQADTIKAEGAKAIIQLHHGGREAVAELVPNGDIVAPSAVEKEGTVTPRALETAEIEQIIADFGEATRRAIEAGFDGVEIHGANGYIIQQFFSPFSNRREDEWGDRLRFPLAVIDTVKKAVEKYGSKDFIIGYRFSPEEPETPGLTMKETLELMDVLVEQPLDYLHVSLMDFHSKARRGADTNAKRIDLLQERINGRIPLIGVGSLYSAEDVAAAKATGVPLIALGREMLIDPAFATKLKEGREDEIIRLIDPAREDHHGIPEQLWKIILQMKGWVPTKAE, encoded by the coding sequence ATGAATGAAAAATATGCACCACTTTTTGAAGACTTAACACTGCCAAATGGTGTTACATTAAAGAATCGGTTCGTCCTTGCTCCGATGACACATTATGCATCAAACCCTGACGGCACAATTTCAGATCAGGAGCTTTCCTATATTGCACCACGTTCCAAAGATATTGGAATGGTTATTACTGCTGCATCTAACGTATCTGACAGCGGTAAAGCGTTTCCCGGCCAACCATCTGTCGCGCATGATACAGATATTCCCGGATTAAAGAAACAGGCAGATACAATTAAAGCAGAAGGCGCCAAAGCGATTATCCAGTTGCACCACGGCGGCCGTGAAGCGGTAGCTGAACTCGTACCAAATGGTGACATTGTTGCTCCAAGTGCCGTTGAGAAAGAAGGCACAGTAACACCACGCGCATTGGAAACAGCCGAAATAGAGCAAATCATCGCAGACTTCGGTGAAGCTACACGCCGTGCAATTGAAGCAGGCTTCGACGGTGTAGAAATTCACGGAGCGAATGGTTATATCATCCAGCAGTTCTTCTCTCCTTTCTCCAACCGACGTGAGGATGAATGGGGCGATCGTTTGCGCTTCCCATTAGCTGTCATTGATACAGTTAAGAAAGCTGTTGAGAAATACGGTTCTAAAGACTTTATTATCGGCTACCGTTTCTCTCCAGAGGAACCAGAAACTCCTGGACTAACAATGAAAGAGACACTAGAGCTAATGGACGTCCTTGTGGAGCAGCCATTGGACTACTTGCATGTATCACTAATGGACTTCCATTCCAAAGCTCGCCGCGGAGCAGATACAAATGCCAAGCGAATTGACTTGCTGCAGGAGCGCATCAATGGACGTATTCCTTTAATTGGCGTCGGTTCTTTATATTCTGCTGAAGATGTTGCAGCAGCGAAAGCAACAGGTGTACCGCTTATTGCGCTGGGCCGTGAGATGTTGATTGATCCAGCATTTGCTACGAAGCTTAAAGAAGGACGTGAAGACGAGATTATCCGCTTAATTGACCCAGCACGTGAAGATCATCACGGTATCCCTGAGCAGCTGTGGAAGATCATTCTCCAAATGAAAGGCTGGGTTCCGACAAAAGCAGAGTAA
- a CDS encoding Lrp/AsnC family transcriptional regulator has translation MKVDKKEIEILELLEKNGRMDVHTIAQMVELSPEEVEQAIQKFEDQQIIHGYSTLIDWTEVLGYEGVTAMIDVKVTPVRGKGFNDVAERIYRFPEVKAVYLMSGAYDLSVSVEGKTMSQVARFVSEKLSTLDTVISTTTHFILKKYKHDGIIFGEDDNNDRRMPVSP, from the coding sequence ATGAAAGTGGATAAAAAAGAAATAGAGATATTAGAGTTATTAGAAAAGAACGGGAGAATGGATGTACATACAATCGCCCAAATGGTGGAGCTATCGCCGGAGGAAGTGGAGCAGGCAATTCAGAAATTCGAAGACCAGCAAATCATCCACGGATACTCTACGCTGATTGATTGGACGGAAGTACTTGGATATGAAGGTGTTACGGCAATGATTGATGTGAAAGTGACACCTGTAAGAGGGAAAGGGTTTAATGATGTTGCGGAACGCATTTATCGTTTCCCGGAAGTGAAAGCTGTGTATTTGATGTCAGGCGCTTATGATTTGTCTGTATCAGTAGAAGGGAAAACAATGTCACAAGTTGCGCGCTTTGTATCGGAGAAACTATCCACTTTGGACACCGTTATTTCGACAACAACGCACTTTATTCTGAAAAAGTATAAACATGATGGCATTATTTTCGGTGAGGATGACAATAACGACCGCAGAATGCCGGTGAGCCCATGA
- a CDS encoding ABC transporter ATP-binding protein, with product MIKAVEISKKFERKQVLDQVGFQVRPGTIYGLLGSNGAGKTTIMRILAGIIKQDKGCVLIDGKTVFENIEIKQRIIFMPDILYFLPQYTVKQMGKYYADMYTNWDQQRYDQLISQFQLENKKVSSFSKGMQRQVAFCLALAAKPDYLIMDEPLDGLDAVVRQRIKGLLIHDVAERDMSVLISSHNLREMENLCDDIGIVHKGKMILERNLDDMKSEVQKVQFALRKGQDTQFLNELNILHQEKRGSIHLVIIKADRHEAEALFAAQHPVVLDMLPLSLEEIFIYEMGGAGYAIENILD from the coding sequence ATGATAAAAGCAGTGGAAATCAGTAAGAAATTTGAGCGAAAGCAAGTGCTGGATCAGGTCGGATTTCAAGTAAGACCAGGAACAATCTATGGTCTGCTCGGATCCAACGGTGCTGGCAAGACAACTATTATGCGCATACTCGCAGGCATAATTAAACAAGACAAAGGCTGTGTTCTTATTGATGGGAAAACCGTATTTGAGAATATAGAGATTAAACAACGTATCATTTTCATGCCCGATATCCTCTATTTCTTACCGCAATACACCGTCAAACAGATGGGAAAGTATTATGCCGATATGTATACAAATTGGGACCAGCAGCGATATGATCAACTGATCAGTCAATTTCAGCTTGAAAATAAAAAAGTATCCTCTTTTTCAAAAGGGATGCAGCGGCAAGTGGCGTTCTGCTTAGCGTTAGCAGCCAAACCAGATTACTTAATTATGGATGAACCACTGGATGGATTAGATGCTGTTGTAAGGCAGCGAATCAAAGGACTATTAATCCATGATGTTGCTGAAAGAGACATGTCGGTGCTTATTTCTTCGCATAACCTCCGAGAAATGGAGAACCTTTGTGATGACATCGGGATTGTACATAAGGGCAAGATGATTCTCGAACGGAATCTGGATGATATGAAGAGTGAGGTTCAGAAAGTGCAATTTGCCCTTCGCAAAGGACAAGATACGCAGTTCCTGAACGAGCTCAATATCCTTCACCAGGAAAAAAGAGGCAGCATCCATCTGGTAATTATCAAAGCTGACCGTCACGAAGCAGAAGCGCTGTTCGCAGCACAACATCCAGTCGTGCTGGACATGCTGCCATTATCTTTAGAAGAAATCTTTATCTACGAAATGGGAGGTGCTGGCTATGCCATCGAAAACATCCTCGATTAA
- a CDS encoding GntR family transcriptional regulator — translation MFELDLRSGKPIYEQIVDKFKELIINQVLETDEKLPSVRELAQQLTINPNTIQKAYRELENQELIYSVKGRGSFVNAIRVQVDPNKVKHMQEELKKLLTEALFVGMTADEIRSVVENLLQNGGGSDL, via the coding sequence ATGTTTGAACTGGACTTGCGAAGCGGCAAGCCGATTTATGAACAAATCGTTGATAAGTTCAAGGAATTGATCATCAATCAAGTGCTGGAGACAGATGAAAAACTCCCTTCGGTTCGGGAGCTCGCCCAGCAGCTGACTATTAATCCAAATACAATTCAGAAAGCATACCGTGAATTAGAAAATCAGGAATTGATTTATTCGGTAAAAGGACGGGGGAGTTTCGTGAACGCGATTCGTGTACAAGTGGATCCGAATAAGGTGAAGCATATGCAAGAGGAATTGAAAAAGCTTCTGACAGAGGCACTGTTTGTCGGAATGACAGCCGATGAAATCCGAAGTGTTGTTGAGAACTTGCTGCAAAACGGGGGAGGTAGCGACCTATGA